The segment CAAAGATTCTCGTGTTCAGACTGCCACAGAACATTTTCAATGAATCTAGGCTTTGAGAAAATGAAGCATAATCCTAAAGGAATCACGACTGCCATGCAACTCTACTTTTCAGGGGAGTCATTAAGAAACGTGGCTAAATCACTTAGATTCTTAGGAATGGACGTAACACATCAGACAATTTACAACTGGATTCAAAAATACACAAAACTAATGGAATCATACATTGATAAAATTACCCCACAAGTCGGTGATGCATGGAGAGCCGATGAAGTCTATGTAAAGATTCGTGGTGATTTGAAATATGTTTTTGCAATGCTTGATGATGAGACTCGTTACTTAATTGCACATGAAGTAGCAGATAGAAAAGAAGGTCATGATGCAAGAGGTCTATTACAAAAATCAAAACAAGTTACACAAACCAAACCCAAAGTGTTCATCACAGACGGATTAGAATCATATCATCAAGCATACAAGAAAGAATTTTGGACATTGAAAAGGCAACATAGAACTTTACACATCAGACATATTCACTTGCAAAAAGATTACAATAATAATAAAATGGAAAGATGGAATGGAGAATTTAGAGATAGAGAGAAAGTAATGAGAGGAGTCAAGAAAAAAGATACGCCAATTTTGAAAGGTTTTGAAATCTTTCATAATTATTTTCGTCCACATTCTGCATTAGACGGAATGACGCCAAGTGAGAAATGTGGGATTACAATTAACGGGGACAATAAATGGATTACATTGATTCAGAATGCTAAAAATAACGTAGCAGAATAATTATTTTTTTGAATTTTTTCGAATATCTTTTTCTTTAGATTTATCGTAAAGATATTTGAAAATAGTGAAGTCAATTAAATCAGGTTCAAATTTTGCTTCCAAATAATCCTCAAGAAAATCCTGTTCATATCTATCAATAGAAACGATACTTGAACGATCCTGTCTATGCTGTAAATAAAAAACGGGTGCATCAGAATTTGGGTTCAGAATTTTAAATCCAAGTTGTTCTAAAACTGCAAGAACACGATGTTGTTTGTATCTTTTTTTTGCCAATCAAAAGAAGAGAAGAAAGTGCTGTTATTGACTATTTCGCTGCCTTTTTGAATACTTTCTCATATTCTGTAATTGCGCCCTTAATTTTTTCTAATGCGTCTTCACTTGTTTTTCCATACACAGATATCTCTGGATTAATATCGCACTTTCCAATATATCCCTCACTAAGTGGGGATATTGTATAGGATGCTTTACTTGCTGCCAATGTATTTTTCATGTTACAATTCTCACTTATATAATTATGGAAGAATTTCTAGATCTTACACACTATGTTATTTGACAAAACAAGAATCTTCATGAATCATCAAAAATCAACAAAAAACTATCAAAAATCATCCAAAAATAACCAAACCAAATCGTTAAACCTTCATTTCCACTCCGCTACAAAAGTTAAACCTTCATTTCCACTAAGTATACTTGGATACTTGGATACTTGGATACTTGGATACTTGGATACTTGGATACTTGGATACTTGGATACTTGGATACTTGGATACTTGGATACTTGGATACTTGGATACTTACACAAAATTGAAGAAAAAATTATGATAATTATTGAAGGGTGCTAAGATAATAGAAACTAGCACCAATACCAGCACTAATTATTGCAGATATGATTATGCCTTTAATCCATACACGCATATCCAAATTTGAAAGATGTGACTTAAGGAGGTTACTGATAAAAATATTCTACAAATGGTGAAACGTTGATGTTTCACATATTGATCGCTATTACGCCTAGTGCGGTACCGCCTAAATTCTCATCAACCGACTTTTTACGCCTGAATTACCAACCGCAGGCTTGACAGAACCTGTTTTAGAATTAGATCGTAAAATGATAAATTTTAGTAAAAATTGACTAACGTCGCTTTCTTCTTTGTCCTGGTTTGTTCTGTCCAGGGAATCTACCTAGGACAAATCGTTTTTTGAAGTTACTTTTGTTTCTTAGACTAGAGCTAGTACCTACAATTTTTCTTCCTTCAACCTTTGGTGTCTGTCCTCTCACTTTACCTGCTTTGGTAAGTGAACCGTGTGTTGCCATGTTATAAAATAGGAATTAGTGAATTTATGTATTTGTATGACTACCAGTATTTGGCCTTTACAGTCTCAATAACTTGTTCGTGTTCCTTACTCTTTCTACGTGCATATCTCTCCATGGCACCTAATGGAACACCGCCAAGAGATCTTGCAATGGCGTTAAAGAAGTATCTTTGAGGTCCTTTAGAACCAGTTTTGGTCATGAATTTTTGAATACCATATTTGAAATTGTGCTGCCATGTCTTGTATAGAACTCCAAGCTGAGCAGGAGTCATTTCATTTCCGATATTAAAGAAATCAGATTTTTCTAGCAATCCAATAGGAACGAAGGTTAGTGCAGTTGCAGTAAACATGGAATCAGGTTGCTCATGCTCTAGTTCACTGAGTAAACGAATTGTCTCCCAAGAGTCTTCAGGAGTTTCATCATTATCAAGACCCATAATTAATGTGAAGGCAGGAATCCAATAGTCCTGATTTAATGTCTTAACACCTTCTTTTACAACCCAGTGCCATTCAGATGGATCATAAGGGGCTAATTTTCTATCAGCGTATTTACCAATTAGTCTAAGACTGCCAGTTTCAAATCCAGCTTGAACACCAATCATGTTGTCAGGTCCTGCTTTGATAATTTTAGAAAGATTTGGAATTAATTTTTCATCAGCAATTGCTCCTGCCAATGTACCATGTGTGGGATTTGTGTGCTCAACTCCTGTAGACATGATTGCTGTAAATAGTTCTTCAAGAGCTTCTCTGTTTGGCTCCATTCCTTTTGCGGTTCTAGGATCCATTCCATAAACAAAGATATCATCACTATGAATCCAAGCAGACTTGGAGCCACCTTTCTTAATGTTAACTTCAATTTCTTTTTTGACTTTTTCTGGAGAATAGTATCTCAATGATCTTAATGTAACATCACAGAATTTACAACCTCTACCACAACCACGCATTACCTCTACCATTCCATGCATACTTGGTTCTACAATGTCAGGAATTTCTTCTAGTTCAGGTCTATCCCAGAAATTAACAAATCGTCCATGGATTTTTTTACCATTTCTTTCAAATTCTTTTACGTTGACTTTAAAGTCACTTCTCTTTCTGAAAGGATCCATATTTTCAAATTCACCATTAATCAAATAATTGAAGAATCTTCCAGCATGTCCGTCAATTTCAGGTGCAATTCCACCCAATTCTCCCTCTAGAATTGCATAGATTCCAAACTCTTCAATTTTTTCTGGATCATAATTGTATTGCCAAGTTCCAGATGCACCGGAAATCACTTTTGCCTTACTACCAGTTTTTAATTTAGCAGCTTTGATTCTATGATGTAATTCAGCATTGTAAAATTCATCATAAGAGGTTTGTTTTCTACCATAAGTAAATGTCATTGTTACAGGACCCATTCCAAGAGGATCCATTTCATAAGTTCCAACAACTTCAGTTTGAGGGCCAATGAATTTTTCAATGTGATCAGGATGAGCTACAACTACATCTTGTCTGCTAAATCCATCTCGGAGTAAACCGGCTTCTAATTTTCTCAAACCGTATGGGGCATAGTTTGCAACACCATTTGTGTGAGGAATATAATTACAAATAAAATCAAACAGAATTTTTGGGGTTACTTGATTTCCAAGAATTTTGTACCAAAAACTGCTTTTATCCCGATTAGGGTCAAGTGCAGGTGCACATCCAAAAAAGGTAGCTAATGAAAGTCCTCGATATGGAGACATTAAAGTTCTGTCTGCAGTTAAAACAATTTTCGGAGTTCCCATATCCTTCAAGGAAATAATTTTATGATTTATTTTAAACCTTGCTAGCGAAATTCAATATTTTTCTAAAATTCCAGCCTTATTCCTGTAAAAATGACCAAATTCCTTGTTTGAAGAAAGATGCTCACCATCAAAGACAGTACCATCCCTGCATACTAGGTCTTCACCAACGCAGCAACTTCCACAAATTCCAACACCACATTTCATCATTCTCTCAAGACTTGCTTGGACAAACATGTTCCTTGAATGTGCAGATTGGACAGTTTTATACATCATTATTTCTGGCCCACACACATACACACCATCAAAATGAGATTCATTGACTAGTTTTTCAACTAAATCAGTAACAAAGCCTTTTTCGCCATAACTTCCATCATCAGTTGAAACGAGTACTTTGTGAGAATTGTTCTCCAGCATGCTATTTGCAAATTCTTCAAAGAAAACTTCATCTTTTGATTTTGCCCCTATCAGAACAGTAACATCATCTGTAGGTTTTACAAATGAAAGCAATCGCATCATTGGAACAAGACCAGTTCCACCACCCACTAACAAAAGTTTTCCTTCTTTTAGATCAAATGAATTTCCATAAGGACCGCGAATTCCAATCTGTTGTCCTTCTTTGATATTAAATAATCCAGTTGAAGCTGGTCCATGTTTTCTCACAGTAAATGCAGCTTTTCCAGGTTCTCTAGTAATCATTACACTCATTGGTAATTCATTAACTCCGGGAATCCAAACCATTGCAAATTGTCCAGGAAGTACATTTGACATTACATCATCAGAAAAAACCAGAGTTCTAACAGTAGGTGTTTCATCAATTACTTTTTCAATTGTGACAATTGTTGTATGATTATGATTTCTTTGCAAGACCCACCATCTCCTTTATTGAAGAATAATTTTTTCTTTTCATGTATTCTAGAATACCATTATTGATTTCACCAAATACATTTATCCAATTATCACCAACCGCACTTCCAAGTTGAATTGCAGATGCACCTGCCAAGAAGAACTCTACTGCATCCTCCCAAGTTGAGACACCACCACATCCAATAATTGGAATGTCATATTTTGAAGAAATCTCATACACACATCTCAACGCAATAGGTTTGATTGGAGTTCCAGATAATCCACCAAATTTATTGCTAAGAATAGGTCGCTGTGTTTCAACATCAATAGCCATAGCCCTAACAGTATTGATTGCAGTAATGGCATCAATTCCAGAATCTATTGCAGTGCCTACAGTGTTAAGATAATGAGTAGTTCCTAAACCGACTTTAGCAATTATAGGAACATCAGTTGAATTTTTAGATGTAGTTACAATCTTTCTAACTAGTTCAGGATCATCGCCAACTTCCAAACCAACTTTGGCAACATGAGGGCAGGATAAATTTAGCTCATATGCTGTAACTTTACAATTTTCAAATTGTTTTATCATAAACTCAAAATCTTCAGGAATTGAGCCAACCAAACTAACTACAATTGGAACATCTTGGTTTGGTTCAATCATTTTAGCAAAATTTGGAGCTCCAGGGTTGGATAGGCCTACAGCATTTATCCAACCACCACCTTTTACGCCAAAGATTGTTGGATTTGGATAACCCTCCCATGGTTCTGTACTAAGTGATTTTGTTACAACTGCACCAGCACCTGAACGATATAATCGATTAAAAACATCCAAAGATATACCTAAAATTCCAGATGCAAGCATTACAGGCCTATCTAATTGAATTTGACCTATGGAAGTTGCAAGACTGGTTTCCACTTTGAATAATGAACTTGGTTTCGAATATAATAGTTGATTCACGATTCTGGTACCTTTTTTAAAGGTGATTTAGAATCAACTAGTCATGTATTCTGTGATATTAACAGAATTTGGAATCTCAGTTTTCAATGATGACAAGCTTGAAAAATCATTTCCTTTCTCAAATCCAGTTAAAGAATATCTTTTAGTAAAAAACAAAGAATCAAAACTTAATGAATTAATCAATTATTTAGCTTCAATTCAAAGAGGAGTCTCCGTTAGTGATGAAGCACTACTTGCAATTTTAAAAAAACATTCAATTGATTGTTATTTGATGGATGCAGCACAATTAGATAATGTTCAAGCAACAAAACCACAAATTATTGTAGATTCTGGCTTTGCCTCTAATTTACAAGACACATTAGGAAAACTAAGAGAGTTTGCTTTGGGAATTTCATCATCCAAAGTAACAGAGGTTTCTGAAAGTCCGGATCTTCACATCATTCAAGCAATTAATTCATTAGATGAGATTGACAAGATTGCAAATGGTCTAAGTTCAAGACTTCGGGAATGGTATGGATTACACTTTCCAGAATTAGATAACATTATTGACAGCATTAATGGATATGCACAAATTGTTCTTGCTGGAAAACGAGAATCATTAACAAAACAAGTTTTTGAAGAAGCAGGGTTTCCAGAATCAAAAGTAGAGATGTTGACTTTAATTTCTTCAAAAAGTAGGGGAGGAGATATTTCAGATGTCAATTTAGCTATAGTTCAATCAATTGCAAAACAAATTTTAGATTTTCATGAATTACGTAAAAAACTTGAAGAGCATGTTGAAACTGCCATGCAAGAAATTGCACCAAATCTTTCAGCAATTCTTGGAAGTGCAGTAGGTGCAAGAATTTTAGGAAGAGCTGGAAGTCTCAAGAGATTGGCATCATTACCTGCCAGTACAATCCAAGTACTGGGAGCTGAAAAAGCATTGTTTAGATCATTGAAGACAGGTTCTCAACCTCCAAAGCACGGATTATTGTTCCAGCATGCTATGGTTCATGCAGCTCCCAGATGGCAAAGAGGAAAAATTGCCAGAGCAGTTGCTGCCAAAGCCGTAATTGCTGCGAGAGTAGATGTCTACGGAGAAGGACTAAACCAAACACTTCTTGAAAAACTCAACATCAGAGTAGATGAGATTGGAAAAAAGTATGAAAATCCAACTGAGAAATACATGAGAAAACCCCAAGAATTTAGGCGTGAAGGAAGGGGCTTTGGAGATAGAAGAAGAGAAGGTGGAGATAGAAGAAGAGAAGGTGGAGATAGAAGAAGAGAAGGTGGAGATAGAAGAAGAGAAGGTGGAGATAGAAGAAGAGAAGGTGGAGATAGAAGAAGAGAAGAAGGCGGTTCAAGAAATGAAAGATCAGGTTCAAATAAAAAGAGAAAGAAGTTTGGAAGAAGATAATCAATCATATTTTTGGATAAAATCAGAAGGCGAAAGAAAACTAGCTACTGAAAATTTAGTTCCAGGAAATCAAGTGTATAAAGAAAAATTAATTATCAAAAAAGGAGTAGAATATAGATTATGGGATGCATTTAGGAGTAAATTAGCAGCAGCTATAATGAATGATCTTGAATATTTCCCATTTGAAAATAAAAGTATAGTTCTGTATTTAGGAGCCTCAACTGGAACTACGGTTAGTCACATTTCAGATATTGTAGGTCCTAGTGGAATAGTTTTTGGTGTAGAACATGCGAGTAGAGTGGCAAGAGATTTTCTCGATAGAGTCGCATCATATAGAAAAAACATCATTCCAATATTACAAGATGCAAGAAAACCAAAAGAATATTTTTCAGTCTTTGGAAAAGTAGACATCATATATGTCGACATAGCACAACCAGATCAAACACAAATTGCATTAGATAATTGTGAGATGTATCTAAAAAAAGGAGGTTATTTCTTTTTAGTCATCAAGACACGTAGTATTGATGTTACAAAATCACCAAGAAGAATTATTGAAGAGGAAACTGAGAAGCTAAAAAAGAATTTTGATATCTTGCAATCAATTGATTTGCATCCATATGATAAAGATCATGCAATGGTAATTGCAAAATATAAAAATTAATTATTTCCAGTTATTTTTAGAACGGGTTTCCAGCTTTTACGCACAAAATTAGGCAGGGCATGATTATTTTTATAATATTTAGTCACAAATTTCACTGTTATAGAATCTGAAGGATACCCACTACCCAAATCATGATTTCTTCTTAACTTTGCAATTGCTTTATCTCTTGTAACTTTAGCAAGAATAGATGCAGCAGAGACTACTACAAATCTACTATCTGCGCGATGATATGATCTAATTTTATGATTGTCAGATAGTTTGGAGATTTCTTTTCCAAATCTAGTGGGATTTACATCACAGGAATCCACATATGATATATCCGGATTTAATTTTGAAACTACTTTTGCCATGTATTTTGCCTCTAAACCATTTAGGCAGTGTTTCTTTACACTAGCATCAATTAATCTAGGAGAAATTTTTGCAATATAATAATCATCTACGATTTCAATAATTTTTTTGTATAGATGTTCACGTAGTTTAGGAGTAAGTTTTTTTGAATCTTTTACACCTAATGCGCTTAATTTTTTCATATTTTTTTTATCAATTAACACTCCAGCTATTACTAATGGGCCCAACATAGGACCACGTCCAGCATCATCTATACCACAGATTTGCACGAATTGTGTCTTAATGCACAAGTATTAAACCGTTATAGGATTAGAAAAAATGAAAAATAATTGGAATTTCCAGATGAAACTTTTCAAGAAATAATTGAAGGTACAACAAAACTACTAGTTCCAAAAAAATCAATTACCGATAAAGTTCCACCAAAAAAACCTGCATTCTTTAATCCAAAAGCTAAAGTGAATAGAGATTTTTCCATTATTGCATATGCATCTTTTCTAAAGAATTTTCAAGGACCAAAAATTTTCTTAGAAGGATTATCGGGAATTGGTGCAAGAGGATTAAGAGTTGGAAATGAGTTAGATGTAGAAAAAATTGTAATAAATGATCTAAATCCCACCGCACTAGAAATGTCAAAATATTCAGCCAATCTGAACAATTTAGAAAATATTAAATTTTCTGAAAAAGAAGTATGTAGATTTTTGAGCAAATATTCAAAAAAAGGCAAAAGAGGTTCAATTGTAGATATTGATCCCTTTGGTTCTCCTGCAGCATTTTTTGACTGTGGGATTAGAGCAACGATGCATGGAGGAATTTTGTCTACTGCAGCTACGGATCTTCAAGTTCTAAATGGGCTTTTTCAGAGTGCCTGTAAGAGAAAATATGGTGGAATTCCAGTAAGAACAGAGTATGGAAACGAAATAGCCATTAGACTGATTTTAGGTTGTCTAAGAGCAGTTGCAGGAAGACTAGGTGTAGAAATCATACCATTATTTGTGGAAAGTGAGATGCATTACTATCGAACCTATGTCAAAGTTCTAAACAGACCAGATCAAAAAGAAAATTTAGGATACATTTTACACTGCAAAAATTGTGGCCATAGAAAAATATCATTAGAAAAAGAAAATGAATGTAATTTGTGCAATCAGCAATTCAATATTGCTGGTCCTTTATGGATAGGAAAAATTTTTGATAAAGAATTTATTCAAAACATGATTTTTGAAGTTCCAAATTTCCAAATAGATAAAAATTGTGAGAGGGTACTTGGAAAATGTCTTGCAGAATCAGAAATGCCTGCAACTTATTTTACATTAGACGAGATTGCATCAAAAATGAAATCATCCCCACCTAAACTTGAAAATGCAATTTTAAATTTACAAAAAAATAATTTTCAAGCAAGTATCACATCATTTAGTCCAACAGGGTTTAGAACAAATGCCAAAATTAATGAAATAATTAAAATATTTCAGACTATCCAATAAATCCTAAACAAACAAGATATAGTTCACTACTTTGTTTTCTACTAGCATTAGGTTTTGTGAGATTTATTCTAGAAAATTTTTTCTTTACATAGTCTCTGAATTCCATAGAATACTCACCGTCAAAAACTTTGAAAACAGCATTTCCTTTGTTTGCTAAAACCTTGTCCATTATTTTGGTGCAATCATAATTTAATGAGATTTGTTTTGCATGATCAACTGTCCAATTTCCACTAACTTGAGGAGAAAGATCACAAACTACAGCATTAACTTTACGCCCAAAATAATCCATCACCTCATCAACTACATGCTCATCTTCAATATTTTCTCGAATAATATGGGCTCCGGGAATTTCTTCAACATAGGATAAATCAACACCCATCACTTTACCTTGATTTCCTGCTAATTTTACTGCCATCTGAGTCCAACCTCCAGGAGCACAACCAAGATCAAGTACGTAGAATCCAGGACCAATAATTCGATAAGATTTGTTTAGTTCTTGTAGTTTGAAAGCTGCTCTACTGCGATAACCCTGCTCATGAGCTAATCTTCGGTAATGATCTTTTCGTGCATCAATTAGTTTCATTTGGCCTTCGCAGGTTTTTTCATCTCGGCAATTACCCAGTCTTCAATAAACTGACAGTTTCTAGGACTAATTTCGCCTTCAAGTGAGCATTTCTGTTCAACAGGACAAACCAAGCATGGAGCGTTTTCGATTGATTGAGTACTGATTGGAGTTTTCTTTAAAATTAGTTTGTAAGTCCAACGTCCTTTTTCTAAAAGTTTTTCTCTATAAATTGTCCCCATCCTTTCAAGCTTTAATGCTAAACGTGAACCATCACGACTTGTAAGTTTAAGTTTTTTCCATAGCTCACTTTGAAACATTCCTTCAGATTCGCGTTCTGCAAGTATATCACAGACTTTGTTTGTAAGTCTCTCCATGTCAACTTTTTCAATTTGGAAATTTTCAATTTCTTCATCAGAAAGTTGCTCTTCTAATTCTTCTTCTAATGTTTTTTCTGCTTCTTTTTTGGCTTCCTCTAATTCTTTTTTAGTTAATTTTTTCTCTTTTGGTGGTTTTGCTTCGGCTTTTTTCTTTACTGGTTTTGCTTTAGCTTTTTTCTTTGCTGGTTTTTCTTCAGTTTTCTTTGCGGGTTTTGCTT is part of the Nitrosopumilus sp. b3 genome and harbors:
- the rnhB gene encoding ribonuclease HII, which translates into the protein MQICGIDDAGRGPMLGPLVIAGVLIDKKNMKKLSALGVKDSKKLTPKLREHLYKKIIEIVDDYYIAKISPRLIDASVKKHCLNGLEAKYMAKVVSKLNPDISYVDSCDVNPTRFGKEISKLSDNHKIRSYHRADSRFVVVSAASILAKVTRDKAIAKLRRNHDLGSGYPSDSITVKFVTKYYKNNHALPNFVRKSWKPVLKITGNN
- a CDS encoding dihydroorotate dehydrogenase electron transfer subunit, which encodes MQRNHNHTTIVTIEKVIDETPTVRTLVFSDDVMSNVLPGQFAMVWIPGVNELPMSVMITREPGKAAFTVRKHGPASTGLFNIKEGQQIGIRGPYGNSFDLKEGKLLLVGGGTGLVPMMRLLSFVKPTDDVTVLIGAKSKDEVFFEEFANSMLENNSHKVLVSTDDGSYGEKGFVTDLVEKLVNESHFDGVYVCGPEIMMYKTVQSAHSRNMFVQASLERMMKCGVGICGSCCVGEDLVCRDGTVFDGEHLSSNKEFGHFYRNKAGILEKY
- a CDS encoding RlmE family RNA methyltransferase, which produces MKLIDARKDHYRRLAHEQGYRSRAAFKLQELNKSYRIIGPGFYVLDLGCAPGGWTQMAVKLAGNQGKVMGVDLSYVEEIPGAHIIRENIEDEHVVDEVMDYFGRKVNAVVCDLSPQVSGNWTVDHAKQISLNYDCTKIMDKVLANKGNAVFKVFDGEYSMEFRDYVKKKFSRINLTKPNASRKQSSELYLVCLGFIG
- a CDS encoding 30S ribosomal protein S30e gives rise to the protein MATHGSLTKAGKVRGQTPKVEGRKIVGTSSSLRNKSNFKKRFVLGRFPGQNKPGQRRKRR
- a CDS encoding tRNA (guanine-N1)-methyltransferase, with the protein product MEFPDETFQEIIEGTTKLLVPKKSITDKVPPKKPAFFNPKAKVNRDFSIIAYASFLKNFQGPKIFLEGLSGIGARGLRVGNELDVEKIVINDLNPTALEMSKYSANLNNLENIKFSEKEVCRFLSKYSKKGKRGSIVDIDPFGSPAAFFDCGIRATMHGGILSTAATDLQVLNGLFQSACKRKYGGIPVRTEYGNEIAIRLILGCLRAVAGRLGVEIIPLFVESEMHYYRTYVKVLNRPDQKENLGYILHCKNCGHRKISLEKENECNLCNQQFNIAGPLWIGKIFDKEFIQNMIFEVPNFQIDKNCERVLGKCLAESEMPATYFTLDEIASKMKSSPPKLENAILNLQKNNFQASITSFSPTGFRTNAKINEIIKIFQTIQ
- a CDS encoding radical SAM protein yields the protein MGTPKIVLTADRTLMSPYRGLSLATFFGCAPALDPNRDKSSFWYKILGNQVTPKILFDFICNYIPHTNGVANYAPYGLRKLEAGLLRDGFSRQDVVVAHPDHIEKFIGPQTEVVGTYEMDPLGMGPVTMTFTYGRKQTSYDEFYNAELHHRIKAAKLKTGSKAKVISGASGTWQYNYDPEKIEEFGIYAILEGELGGIAPEIDGHAGRFFNYLINGEFENMDPFRKRSDFKVNVKEFERNGKKIHGRFVNFWDRPELEEIPDIVEPSMHGMVEVMRGCGRGCKFCDVTLRSLRYYSPEKVKKEIEVNIKKGGSKSAWIHSDDIFVYGMDPRTAKGMEPNREALEELFTAIMSTGVEHTNPTHGTLAGAIADEKLIPNLSKIIKAGPDNMIGVQAGFETGSLRLIGKYADRKLAPYDPSEWHWVVKEGVKTLNQDYWIPAFTLIMGLDNDETPEDSWETIRLLSELEHEQPDSMFTATALTFVPIGLLEKSDFFNIGNEMTPAQLGVLYKTWQHNFKYGIQKFMTKTGSKGPQRYFFNAIARSLGGVPLGAMERYARRKSKEHEQVIETVKAKYW
- a CDS encoding IS6 family transposase, which translates into the protein MEREPNPRQEKGKQIALKSDLIRISDYHYQVHSQTTNRDYHVIKSDGVWHCDCPDHRFRKVCCKHIHAIEFSLKIREEVRERNKVTIEPVSVDSCRFCKGKNIKKYGIRKNKHTVIQRFSCSDCHRTFSMNLGFEKMKHNPKGITTAMQLYFSGESLRNVAKSLRFLGMDVTHQTIYNWIQKYTKLMESYIDKITPQVGDAWRADEVYVKIRGDLKYVFAMLDDETRYLIAHEVADRKEGHDARGLLQKSKQVTQTKPKVFITDGLESYHQAYKKEFWTLKRQHRTLHIRHIHLQKDYNNNKMERWNGEFRDREKVMRGVKKKDTPILKGFEIFHNYFRPHSALDGMTPSEKCGITINGDNKWITLIQNAKNNVAE
- a CDS encoding dihydroorotate dehydrogenase; this translates as MNQLLYSKPSSLFKVETSLATSIGQIQLDRPVMLASGILGISLDVFNRLYRSGAGAVVTKSLSTEPWEGYPNPTIFGVKGGGWINAVGLSNPGAPNFAKMIEPNQDVPIVVSLVGSIPEDFEFMIKQFENCKVTAYELNLSCPHVAKVGLEVGDDPELVRKIVTTSKNSTDVPIIAKVGLGTTHYLNTVGTAIDSGIDAITAINTVRAMAIDVETQRPILSNKFGGLSGTPIKPIALRCVYEISSKYDIPIIGCGGVSTWEDAVEFFLAGASAIQLGSAVGDNWINVFGEINNGILEYMKRKNYSSIKEMVGLAKKS
- a CDS encoding transcriptional regulator; translated protein: MAKKKDTLTDEAAKIKAELDELKKKKKILDSSPKKKAKAKPAKKTEEKPVKKKAEAKPAKKTEEKPAKKKAKAKPAKKTEEKPAKKKAKAKPVKKKAEAKPPKEKKLTKKELEEAKKEAEKTLEEELEEQLSDEEIENFQIEKVDMERLTNKVCDILAERESEGMFQSELWKKLKLTSRDGSRLALKLERMGTIYREKLLEKGRWTYKLILKKTPISTQSIENAPCLVCPVEQKCSLEGEISPRNCQFIEDWVIAEMKKPAKAK
- a CDS encoding ribonucleotide-diphosphate reductase subunit beta, with amino-acid sequence MYSVILTEFGISVFNDDKLEKSFPFSNPVKEYLLVKNKESKLNELINYLASIQRGVSVSDEALLAILKKHSIDCYLMDAAQLDNVQATKPQIIVDSGFASNLQDTLGKLREFALGISSSKVTEVSESPDLHIIQAINSLDEIDKIANGLSSRLREWYGLHFPELDNIIDSINGYAQIVLAGKRESLTKQVFEEAGFPESKVEMLTLISSKSRGGDISDVNLAIVQSIAKQILDFHELRKKLEEHVETAMQEIAPNLSAILGSAVGARILGRAGSLKRLASLPASTIQVLGAEKALFRSLKTGSQPPKHGLLFQHAMVHAAPRWQRGKIARAVAAKAVIAARVDVYGEGLNQTLLEKLNIRVDEIGKKYENPTEKYMRKPQEFRREGRGFGDRRREGGDRRREGGDRRREGGDRRREGGDRRREGGDRRREEGGSRNERSGSNKKRKKFGRR
- a CDS encoding fibrillarin-like rRNA/tRNA 2'-O-methyltransferase, with product MKDQVQIKRERSLEEDNQSYFWIKSEGERKLATENLVPGNQVYKEKLIIKKGVEYRLWDAFRSKLAAAIMNDLEYFPFENKSIVLYLGASTGTTVSHISDIVGPSGIVFGVEHASRVARDFLDRVASYRKNIIPILQDARKPKEYFSVFGKVDIIYVDIAQPDQTQIALDNCEMYLKKGGYFFLVIKTRSIDVTKSPRRIIEEETEKLKKNFDILQSIDLHPYDKDHAMVIAKYKN